A genomic region of Deltaproteobacteria bacterium contains the following coding sequences:
- a CDS encoding F0F1 ATP synthase subunit epsilon → MADELMLEIVTPEKMVFSGNVEEVTIPGSEGEFGVLKGHASLLSSIEGGGLDFTKEGKKSYYAAGVGYVEVTSSTVTVLLETAERSDMIDKARAQRAKENAEAKLAKLSKDDEEYEYMRAALLRAITGLNVVEKID, encoded by the coding sequence ATGGCTGATGAATTGATGCTTGAAATCGTTACCCCCGAAAAAATGGTGTTCAGCGGTAATGTAGAAGAAGTCACAATACCCGGAAGCGAAGGCGAATTCGGGGTCCTCAAGGGACACGCTTCATTACTCAGCTCGATAGAAGGGGGTGGACTGGATTTTACAAAAGAAGGGAAGAAGAGTTATTACGCCGCCGGAGTTGGATATGTTGAAGTGACCTCCAGTACGGTGACGGTACTTCTGGAAACGGCGGAAAGATCAGATATGATTGATAAAGCTCGCGCCCAGCGAGCTAAAGAAAATGCGGAAGCAAAATTGGCAAAACTGAGCAAGGATGATGAGGAGTACGAGTACATGAGGGCTGCTCTGCTCCGTGCCATAACAGGGCTGAACGTTGTGGAAAAAATCGACTGA
- the greA gene encoding transcription elongation factor GreA codes for MPRIPITRMGFQKLKKELEQLRTVAIPENIRDIEEARAHGDLSENAEYTTAKERQAYLHGKMGELEHNLAMSDVIDLSKLTDDKVVFGSTVVIEDVDSGDSIQYRLVGPLESDVDKNHVSVTSPIGKALIGKKIGSEVKFRTPGGTRRIEIIDIYIEQSE; via the coding sequence ATGCCAAGAATACCTATTACAAGAATGGGCTTCCAGAAACTCAAAAAGGAACTGGAGCAACTCAGAACGGTCGCTATACCGGAGAATATCAGAGACATCGAGGAAGCCAGAGCCCACGGTGACCTGTCTGAAAATGCTGAATACACAACCGCAAAGGAGCGCCAGGCATACTTACATGGTAAGATGGGCGAATTGGAACACAATCTGGCCATGTCAGATGTGATCGACCTGAGCAAACTTACGGATGATAAAGTTGTTTTTGGCTCCACTGTCGTGATTGAGGATGTCGATTCCGGCGACAGCATCCAATATCGACTGGTCGGCCCTCTGGAATCCGATGTAGACAAAAACCATGTTTCCGTAACGTCTCCAATCGGCAAGGCTTTAATCGGGAAAAAAATCGGCAGCGAAGTCAAGTTTAGAACGCCCGGCGGCACCCGGAGAATCGAGATCATCGACATCTATATCGAGCAATCCGAATAG
- the moaA gene encoding GTP 3',8-cyclase MoaA, which translates to MIDQYNRDINYLRISITDRCNLRCQYCVPKEGLSLLGHNDILRYEEILRVVMIAVKMGITKVRITGGEPLVRRGVIDFIATLNLIEGIEDISLTTNGILLEEASEKLFASGVRRINVSLDSLDPEKYHWITRGGSIQAVLRGIDRVYALGFSPIKINIVAIKGFNDDEIIKFAELTLDRPYQVRFIELMPLGFAGMENLGKFLSNDLIKEQISQHYPLEMVKGRRKKSDGPADIYKIKAGQGEIGFISPVSHHFCRSCNRLRLTADGHLRACLLLDDEIDLRLPLRSGCTNSDLETLLRSAVAKKPVGHQMNCEERHMKKCLKEMTSIGG; encoded by the coding sequence ATGATAGACCAGTATAATCGTGATATTAATTATTTGAGAATATCGATTACAGACCGCTGCAATCTTCGCTGTCAGTATTGTGTGCCCAAGGAAGGGCTTTCCTTGCTCGGTCATAATGATATTCTCCGGTACGAAGAGATTTTACGCGTGGTTATGATCGCCGTTAAAATGGGTATCACGAAAGTTCGAATTACCGGAGGAGAACCTCTTGTTCGCCGTGGGGTGATTGATTTTATTGCCACGTTGAACTTGATTGAAGGAATCGAGGATATCAGCCTTACTACCAATGGCATTTTACTGGAAGAGGCATCGGAAAAGCTTTTCGCTTCCGGCGTAAGGCGGATCAACGTAAGCCTCGATTCACTGGATCCGGAAAAATATCATTGGATTACCCGTGGTGGCAGCATTCAGGCCGTTTTGAGAGGGATCGATAGAGTCTATGCCTTGGGTTTCTCGCCTATCAAAATCAATATTGTGGCTATCAAAGGGTTCAATGATGATGAAATCATTAAGTTTGCTGAGCTGACACTGGACCGGCCTTATCAGGTTCGTTTCATAGAACTGATGCCCCTGGGATTTGCGGGCATGGAGAATCTGGGAAAATTTCTTTCAAACGACCTTATCAAGGAACAAATCAGTCAACACTATCCACTGGAGATGGTCAAAGGGCGGCGCAAAAAAAGCGATGGTCCGGCGGATATTTACAAAATAAAAGCAGGACAGGGTGAAATAGGTTTTATCAGCCCGGTCAGTCATCATTTTTGTCGTTCATGTAATCGCTTGAGATTAACGGCGGACGGACATTTGCGAGCCTGCCTGCTGCTGGATGACGAAATTGATTTGCGCCTTCCCCTGCGGTCGGGCTGTACGAACAGCGATCTGGAAACTCTTCTCAGATCCGCGGTGGCAAAGAAGCCCGTTGGACACCAGATGAACTGTGAAGAGAGGCATATGAAAAAATGCCTGAAGGAAATGACTTCAATCGGGGGATGA
- the amrS gene encoding AmmeMemoRadiSam system radical SAM enzyme, producing MVYREALLYEKLTEGQVRCDLCSHRCKILPSYRGICGVRENRDGLLYSLVYGLVIAEHIDPIEKKPLFHVLPGSKSYSIATVGCNFRCTFCQNHEISQTQPHKGIIPGREATPEEIVRRALDSGCETIAYTYTEPTVYFEFAYDCCRLAHEKNIKNVFVSNGYMTKQAIDMVAPHLDAANIDLKAYTEGFYKRECGASLKPVLDNLRYMKERGIWLEITTLIIPTLNDDPEKIKLLAEFIGTLGAETPWHLSRFHPCYEMTNIGPTPVSTIHSAVQLAKEAGLRYVYSGNIPGDMGEKTHCHHCGQLLIDRLGYQIRENHLQQGCCPRCKTPMAGVLS from the coding sequence ATGGTATATCGGGAAGCGTTGCTGTACGAAAAGCTGACGGAGGGACAGGTTCGCTGCGATCTCTGCAGCCACCGATGCAAGATCCTTCCTTCGTACCGGGGAATATGCGGTGTTCGGGAAAACAGAGACGGTTTGCTCTACAGTCTCGTGTACGGGCTCGTAATTGCCGAACATATTGACCCCATAGAGAAAAAACCCCTGTTTCATGTCCTCCCCGGGTCGAAATCCTATTCCATCGCTACGGTTGGGTGCAATTTCCGCTGCACATTCTGTCAAAATCACGAGATATCCCAAACGCAACCGCACAAGGGTATAATCCCCGGCCGGGAGGCAACGCCGGAGGAGATCGTCCGTCGTGCTTTGGATTCCGGTTGTGAAACGATTGCCTATACCTACACGGAACCGACAGTATATTTCGAATTTGCTTACGACTGTTGCCGGCTTGCCCACGAGAAAAATATCAAGAATGTTTTTGTGTCCAATGGTTATATGACCAAGCAAGCCATCGATATGGTTGCCCCCCATCTGGACGCCGCAAATATCGATCTGAAGGCCTATACGGAGGGGTTTTACAAGCGGGAATGCGGTGCCAGCCTGAAGCCGGTTCTCGATAATTTGCGGTACATGAAAGAACGGGGGATTTGGCTGGAGATCACGACCCTGATCATACCAACCCTGAACGATGATCCGGAAAAAATTAAGCTGTTGGCCGAATTCATTGGTACTCTGGGAGCGGAAACACCTTGGCATTTAAGCCGGTTTCATCCATGCTATGAAATGACCAACATCGGGCCGACGCCGGTTTCCACGATCCACTCGGCCGTTCAATTGGCCAAAGAAGCGGGTTTGCGATATGTCTACAGTGGAAATATACCCGGTGATATGGGGGAAAAGACACATTGCCACCATTGTGGCCAATTGCTGATCGACCGCCTGGGTTATCAGATACGGGAAAACCACCTTCAACAGGGTTGTTGTCCCCGCTGCAAAACACCCATGGCCGGTGTCTTGTCATAA
- the smc gene encoding chromosome segregation protein SMC, with amino-acid sequence MRLKRVEIAGFKSFRDKVILNFSEGITAIVGPNGCGKSNVVDAIRWVLGEQRVKTLRGKSMDDVIFNGSAESQPVGYAEVSMLLEAGDQPFPGVYAELSELVISRKIYRDGESEYGMNGSVCRLLDIKEFFMGTGVGTRTYSIIEQNSVFQLVEAKPEDRRLFVEEAAGISKYKSRKESALRKMEATEHNLHRIQDIIREVKGQLNAVSRQAKRAEQYKVLKKAIKEGEVRLTLQADAELARTCEEKNRRRDALGRQEESTRTTLSAVQSKLEETRLAIAELTDLLSKAQEEYYEVKNAVSVKEQGVRFFQGRVEDLHRRKEKNQADLENLTRRIQEASSETALLQDQLSEGERKITEAVCRLQRKQTQTDEAKTQNRSLQAMLEEKKKEYYETITEISKLKNLITTLGRVFEETKRREVREKRELEEQKKRLSEIAGNLERFTMEVGSDEEKREVLQARKDRAVDELERNKEELRETGETITELMEEMSSKSTRLASLQEFQKGYAWCNQAVKTLMTSRSGEKEDGLQRDHFIGLVADHIRVPRDYETAVEAVLGDKLQYMVVESQEDGIRAIDYLKAAGLGRGSFVPMELRNHGNGDCMADHLRHAVRLIDKVEVEEHFRGIAEFLFGDVLMIPDLSQGIQLWQKNGFKGTFVTPEGDIIHPQGVLTGGKGEGEEDLSLLRNKREMTELERELSILSQRMESEKEAKKQTQRTILNWEEELEHFREEIQRTVVRIQGRNKDIDRYQADGDLVEQRINAIRFNIEQCMAEHSRSETELKEAGEALAIHEKKDSRIKEEMSDLQEQWDRVRKELEAGEEALTREHIDLASLREKQEGGKRTLARLKHDREILATEIETKENEVVGTATQLEGTKNRIQEEEDTVRALYLEQEALEEALSLRQEALREREVFLRKQEAEAADVAKQLTEVEKAMREAELECQEINLNREHLLKNINEKYQVDLEVYREAFQPLDETEINALTLKLKKDRESVDAFGEVNLLALTEYEEIKERFDFLSRQSADLVNSLESLQKTISRINQISRKRFSETFNAVNECFRLVFVQIFPGGRGELILTDEKNLLETGVDIDIQIPGKKAQSVSLLSGGEKSLAAIALIFALLLYRPAPFLILDEVDAALDDANINLFNRLIKEVSSRSQIMVVTHNKRTMEVADSLFGVTMQKQGISSLISVNLN; translated from the coding sequence ATGAGATTAAAGCGGGTTGAAATTGCCGGGTTTAAGTCTTTTCGGGATAAAGTGATCCTGAATTTTTCCGAGGGTATTACGGCTATTGTGGGGCCCAACGGTTGCGGTAAGAGCAACGTAGTCGATGCCATCCGATGGGTGTTGGGTGAGCAGCGGGTCAAAACCCTGCGAGGCAAATCCATGGACGATGTTATCTTCAACGGATCTGCCGAATCGCAGCCGGTCGGATATGCGGAAGTTTCCATGCTTTTGGAAGCCGGCGATCAACCTTTCCCGGGAGTCTATGCTGAATTATCCGAATTGGTGATTTCACGTAAAATTTACCGGGACGGTGAAAGCGAATACGGCATGAACGGGTCTGTGTGCCGCCTGCTGGACATCAAGGAGTTTTTCATGGGTACCGGCGTAGGTACCCGGACCTATTCCATCATTGAACAGAACAGCGTCTTCCAACTGGTGGAGGCCAAACCGGAGGATCGACGCCTCTTTGTCGAGGAGGCCGCGGGCATTTCCAAGTACAAAAGCCGGAAAGAATCCGCCCTGCGTAAGATGGAAGCAACGGAGCATAATCTCCACCGAATTCAGGATATTATCCGGGAAGTAAAGGGGCAGCTCAATGCGGTGTCCCGGCAAGCGAAGCGGGCCGAACAATACAAGGTACTGAAAAAAGCAATCAAGGAAGGGGAAGTTCGATTGACTCTCCAGGCGGATGCCGAGTTGGCCCGAACCTGTGAAGAGAAGAACAGGCGTCGTGATGCCTTGGGCCGTCAGGAGGAATCAACCCGCACCACACTTTCCGCCGTTCAATCCAAGTTGGAGGAAACACGCCTGGCGATTGCTGAACTGACAGACCTCCTTTCAAAGGCCCAAGAGGAATACTACGAAGTTAAAAATGCCGTGAGCGTAAAAGAGCAGGGTGTGCGTTTTTTTCAGGGGAGAGTGGAAGATCTGCATAGGCGAAAGGAAAAAAACCAGGCCGATCTGGAAAACCTGACCCGAAGAATCCAGGAGGCCTCCTCGGAGACGGCTCTGCTGCAAGATCAGTTGTCGGAAGGGGAACGGAAAATCACTGAGGCGGTGTGCCGTCTCCAGCGGAAGCAGACCCAGACTGACGAGGCAAAGACCCAAAACCGGTCCCTCCAGGCAATGCTGGAGGAAAAGAAAAAGGAATACTATGAAACCATTACGGAGATCAGCAAATTAAAAAACCTGATCACCACTCTAGGGCGTGTCTTCGAAGAAACCAAGCGACGGGAAGTGCGGGAAAAGCGTGAGTTGGAGGAGCAGAAGAAACGCCTCTCCGAGATTGCAGGGAACTTGGAGAGGTTTACCATGGAAGTCGGATCCGACGAAGAGAAGCGGGAAGTCCTGCAAGCCCGTAAAGACCGGGCTGTCGACGAATTAGAGCGGAACAAGGAAGAATTGAGAGAGACCGGAGAAACCATTACGGAACTGATGGAGGAGATGAGCAGCAAATCGACTCGGCTGGCCTCGCTCCAAGAGTTTCAGAAAGGTTACGCCTGGTGCAATCAGGCGGTCAAGACCCTTATGACCTCCAGATCCGGGGAAAAGGAGGATGGCTTACAACGAGACCATTTTATCGGCTTGGTTGCCGATCATATCAGGGTGCCCCGGGATTATGAAACAGCTGTCGAGGCCGTTTTGGGTGATAAACTCCAGTATATGGTGGTCGAGAGCCAGGAAGATGGTATCAGAGCGATTGACTATCTGAAGGCGGCTGGTTTGGGACGGGGCAGCTTTGTTCCCATGGAGCTCCGAAACCACGGCAACGGTGATTGCATGGCGGATCATCTGCGTCATGCCGTCAGGCTGATTGACAAAGTTGAAGTTGAAGAACATTTCAGGGGAATCGCCGAGTTTCTTTTTGGGGACGTCCTGATGATTCCCGACCTGTCCCAAGGTATCCAGCTCTGGCAGAAAAATGGTTTCAAGGGTACCTTTGTAACACCGGAAGGCGATATAATCCACCCCCAGGGCGTTTTGACGGGCGGCAAGGGAGAGGGTGAAGAAGACCTGAGTCTTTTGCGAAACAAGCGGGAAATGACGGAACTGGAAAGGGAATTATCGATTCTGTCCCAGCGTATGGAATCAGAAAAAGAAGCCAAGAAACAGACTCAGCGTACGATTTTAAACTGGGAGGAAGAACTGGAACATTTCCGAGAGGAAATCCAGCGTACCGTCGTTCGTATCCAGGGTCGGAATAAGGATATTGACCGATACCAGGCCGACGGGGATCTTGTAGAACAGCGGATCAACGCCATCCGTTTCAATATTGAACAATGCATGGCCGAGCACTCCCGTAGTGAAACGGAGTTAAAGGAAGCGGGGGAGGCGTTGGCGATACATGAAAAAAAGGACTCTCGTATCAAGGAAGAGATGAGCGATCTGCAGGAACAGTGGGATCGCGTCCGGAAGGAACTTGAGGCAGGCGAAGAAGCTTTGACCCGGGAGCACATCGATTTGGCGTCCCTCAGGGAAAAACAAGAAGGGGGTAAACGCACGTTGGCCAGACTCAAACATGATCGGGAAATCTTGGCCACGGAAATCGAAACGAAGGAAAACGAAGTTGTCGGTACCGCCACCCAACTGGAAGGCACGAAAAACCGAATCCAGGAAGAGGAGGATACCGTCAGGGCGCTTTACCTGGAACAGGAGGCGCTGGAAGAAGCCCTGAGCTTACGCCAGGAAGCCCTACGAGAACGAGAGGTGTTTTTGCGCAAGCAGGAGGCGGAGGCGGCCGACGTCGCAAAACAGCTGACGGAAGTGGAAAAAGCGATGCGTGAAGCGGAGCTGGAATGCCAAGAGATCAACCTGAACAGGGAGCATCTGTTGAAAAACATCAATGAAAAATATCAGGTTGATCTTGAGGTTTACCGGGAGGCATTTCAGCCGCTGGATGAGACTGAAATCAACGCGTTGACTTTGAAATTGAAAAAAGATCGGGAAAGCGTCGATGCTTTCGGAGAAGTCAACCTCCTGGCTTTGACGGAGTACGAAGAGATCAAGGAGCGATTTGACTTTCTGTCCCGTCAATCGGCGGACCTCGTAAATTCCCTGGAAAGTCTCCAAAAGACCATTTCCCGGATCAATCAGATTTCACGGAAGCGTTTTTCGGAGACGTTCAACGCAGTCAACGAATGCTTCCGTCTCGTTTTTGTTCAGATCTTTCCGGGAGGAAGGGGAGAATTGATCCTGACCGACGAAAAGAATCTGCTGGAAACAGGTGTCGATATTGATATCCAGATTCCAGGCAAAAAAGCCCAGAGCGTAAGCCTACTCTCGGGTGGGGAAAAGAGCCTTGCGGCCATTGCCCTCATTTTTGCCCTTTTACTCTATCGGCCAGCCCCGTTTTTGATTCTGGACGAGGTGGACGCCGCTCTCGATGACGCCAACATCAATCTCTTCAATCGTCTGATCAAGGAGGTCTCGTCTCGTTCTCAAATCATGGTGGTGACCCACAACAAAAGGACTATGGAAGTGGCCGACAGCCTCTTCGGGGTCACGATGCAGAAGCAGGGCATTTCGAGTCTCATTTCCGTCAACCTCAATTAG
- the ftsY gene encoding signal recognition particle-docking protein FtsY, producing the protein MGFFGNDNKGFFDRLKNGLSKTRKFLLKNVDEVILGEKKISPELFEELEEVLIAADVGPAFTYELIERMKDEVTRKDLSRADLLRQVLKDTMADILKKSEAPLLIPKDKLFVMMVIGVNGTGKTTTVGKLALRFKNKGIPVMIVAADTFRAAAIEQLEVWGKRADVPTIKQQMKSDPSAVVFDAIHAAQAGKADVVIIDTAGRLHTKANLMEELKKMKRILSREQPGAPHEVLLVLDATTGQNALIQAEMFAEEIGVTGLALTKLDGTSKGGVIIRIAHELKLPIRYIGIGEGIDDLRRFNSEEFIDALFERSA; encoded by the coding sequence ATGGGTTTTTTTGGTAATGATAACAAAGGGTTTTTTGATCGTTTGAAAAACGGTCTGTCCAAGACACGGAAATTTCTCCTGAAAAACGTGGATGAGGTCATTCTTGGAGAAAAGAAAATAAGTCCAGAGTTATTTGAGGAATTGGAGGAGGTACTCATTGCGGCCGATGTGGGGCCGGCGTTCACCTATGAACTGATCGAGCGGATGAAGGATGAGGTGACGCGAAAGGACCTCTCCAGGGCCGATCTGTTGCGCCAAGTCTTGAAAGACACCATGGCAGACATTCTCAAAAAGAGCGAAGCGCCCCTGTTGATTCCCAAGGACAAGTTGTTCGTCATGATGGTCATCGGCGTGAACGGAACAGGTAAAACGACGACCGTCGGCAAATTGGCGCTCCGATTTAAAAACAAGGGGATACCCGTTATGATTGTTGCGGCGGATACGTTCCGTGCGGCGGCGATCGAGCAACTGGAAGTCTGGGGTAAACGGGCCGATGTACCCACCATCAAACAGCAAATGAAATCAGACCCGTCGGCTGTGGTTTTTGACGCCATCCATGCCGCTCAGGCCGGAAAGGCGGATGTGGTCATTATTGATACGGCCGGTCGGCTCCATACGAAAGCCAATCTGATGGAAGAACTGAAGAAGATGAAGCGAATCCTCTCCCGGGAACAGCCCGGCGCGCCACACGAAGTCCTTTTGGTTCTGGATGCGACCACGGGTCAGAATGCCCTGATCCAAGCCGAAATGTTCGCGGAGGAAATAGGGGTGACGGGCCTTGCCCTGACGAAGCTCGACGGGACGTCCAAGGGGGGGGTTATCATCCGCATCGCCCATGAACTGAAACTTCCGATTCGTTACATCGGCATAGGGGAGGGGATCGATGATCTGCGACGTTTCAACAGTGAGGAATTCATTGACGCCCTGTTTGAACGGAGCGCCTAG
- a CDS encoding serine/threonine protein phosphatase, whose protein sequence is MSDWTDRRIFAVGDIHGCLNHLRELIRILPIRKERDRLVFIGDYIDRGFESQGVVDYVRFLETNFCETVCLMGNHEQMFLDYLEGRNKEMFLCNGGLETLISYGLHDRKRVSPADLPTGHLVFFRNLRPYYEQDGFILVHAGLRPGVSLSVQSLDDLLWIRFEFINNDFDFGQTVIFGHTPLSKSIPFYGKKKIGIDTGAVYGGRLTCLELPSMTLYQV, encoded by the coding sequence ATGTCGGATTGGACTGACCGAAGAATTTTTGCGGTGGGTGATATCCATGGCTGTCTGAATCATCTTCGGGAACTGATCCGGATATTGCCGATCCGCAAGGAACGGGATCGGCTTGTTTTTATCGGTGACTATATTGACCGGGGCTTCGAATCGCAGGGGGTGGTCGATTATGTGCGTTTCCTGGAGACAAATTTCTGCGAAACGGTCTGCCTCATGGGAAATCATGAACAGATGTTCCTGGATTATCTGGAGGGACGCAACAAGGAGATGTTTCTGTGCAACGGTGGACTGGAAACACTGATCTCCTATGGCCTACATGATCGAAAAAGGGTATCTCCGGCGGATCTGCCGACCGGACATCTTGTATTTTTCCGAAATCTGCGGCCTTATTATGAACAGGACGGCTTTATTCTGGTTCATGCCGGATTACGACCGGGTGTTTCCCTGTCCGTGCAGAGTCTTGACGATCTTCTCTGGATCAGGTTTGAATTCATTAACAACGATTTTGATTTCGGTCAGACTGTGATTTTCGGACATACGCCGCTTTCGAAAAGCATCCCGTTTTATGGGAAAAAAAAGATAGGAATCGATACGGGCGCGGTTTATGGAGGCCGTCTGACCTGCTTGGAATTGCCATCCATGACACTCTATCAGGTGTGA
- the ftcD gene encoding glutamate formimidoyltransferase, whose protein sequence is MKIIECVPNFSEGRKQDTIQALAQAVREITGVRLLNASADVDHNRCVLTLMAPPGLIVEGAMAAAEEALRRIDMRRHRGIHPRIGAVDVVPFIPLGGASMDEAVEAAHRFGHELGKRTGIPVYFYGEAALKPERRQLHDIRRGGYETLASRLRDPTWHPDAGEAVFNEKWGATAVGARIPLVAFNVNLDSEDLALAKEIACAIRESSGGVPCVKAIGLSLASKKKVQISMNLTDYRKTSMRLVFDLINELARARGVAVLHSELIGLVPRDALADSPPGYLKLIDFSADRIIETHLRD, encoded by the coding sequence ATGAAAATCATTGAATGCGTTCCCAATTTCAGTGAGGGCAGAAAACAGGATACGATCCAGGCCTTGGCGCAAGCCGTTCGCGAGATAACAGGTGTTCGTCTCCTGAATGCAAGTGCCGATGTCGATCACAACCGCTGTGTGTTAACTTTGATGGCGCCTCCCGGTCTAATTGTCGAAGGGGCCATGGCCGCCGCCGAAGAAGCTCTCCGGCGGATCGATATGCGGCGTCATCGGGGGATTCACCCCCGAATCGGGGCGGTTGATGTGGTGCCTTTCATCCCCCTGGGCGGGGCGTCAATGGATGAGGCCGTAGAAGCCGCTCATCGTTTCGGACACGAGCTTGGAAAGCGGACGGGAATTCCCGTGTACTTTTACGGTGAGGCCGCCCTGAAACCGGAGCGTCGTCAACTGCACGACATCAGGCGGGGGGGGTATGAAACACTGGCGTCAAGACTTCGAGACCCGACATGGCATCCCGATGCAGGGGAAGCCGTTTTCAATGAAAAATGGGGAGCGACGGCAGTGGGCGCGAGGATTCCCCTGGTAGCCTTTAACGTTAATCTGGACAGCGAGGATTTGGCCCTGGCGAAAGAAATAGCCTGTGCAATCCGGGAATCGAGCGGCGGGGTTCCCTGTGTCAAGGCCATAGGCCTGTCCTTGGCCAGTAAAAAGAAAGTGCAGATTTCAATGAATCTGACGGATTATCGAAAGACTTCGATGCGTTTGGTCTTTGATTTGATAAACGAACTGGCCCGAGCCCGTGGTGTTGCCGTGTTGCATTCCGAGCTGATCGGCCTGGTCCCCCGGGATGCTTTGGCTGATAGCCCCCCTGGATACTTGAAGCTGATCGATTTTTCTGCGGACCGTATTATCGAGACCCATCTACGGGATTGA
- a CDS encoding PTS system mannose/fructose/sorbose family transporter subunit IID, which yields MTIKLLINTFIRSLFIHSSLNFPRMQNLGFCFSMGPVLKKLKLPPPMKAAFIKRHLQLFNTNPYMSSAIIGSVVREELQGEGQDEETVECLKNTFMAPYAAMGDPLFSGALKPFCSTVAVLLAFMGFLFVPFIYLVLFNPIHFWIRLKGFLAGYREGNGAFKFITVLNVPRLTAIIRTTTLVAAGILSAYLLFVFGGELGIPEHAALGFISGFVVVLLSYGLIKMGIPQTMLLYGYASLALVVSWFLC from the coding sequence ATGACGATAAAACTTCTGATCAACACCTTTATAAGAAGCCTTTTCATCCATTCATCCTTGAACTTTCCCCGGATGCAAAATCTGGGCTTCTGTTTTTCCATGGGCCCTGTTTTGAAAAAGCTCAAATTACCACCCCCCATGAAAGCGGCCTTCATCAAACGACATCTCCAGCTTTTCAACACGAATCCTTATATGTCATCCGCGATCATCGGTTCCGTAGTCAGGGAAGAACTGCAGGGGGAAGGGCAGGATGAGGAAACGGTGGAATGTTTAAAAAACACCTTTATGGCACCTTATGCGGCCATGGGTGATCCCCTGTTCAGTGGTGCCCTAAAGCCTTTCTGCTCTACGGTCGCGGTCCTACTCGCTTTTATGGGTTTCCTTTTTGTACCGTTCATCTATCTGGTGCTTTTCAACCCCATTCATTTTTGGATCAGACTCAAGGGCTTCCTGGCGGGCTATCGGGAAGGAAACGGCGCCTTCAAGTTCATCACAGTCCTGAATGTTCCCCGACTGACCGCAATCATCCGCACCACAACGCTTGTCGCGGCGGGGATCTTGAGTGCTTATCTTCTTTTTGTTTTTGGAGGTGAACTGGGAATCCCTGAACATGCAGCACTCGGTTTTATTTCAGGGTTTGTTGTTGTTTTGTTATCCTATGGTTTGATTAAAATGGGGATACCTCAAACGATGCTTCTGTATGGTTATGCATCTCTTGCCCTGGTCGTTTCCTGGTTCCTATGCTGA
- a CDS encoding HPr family phosphocarrier protein: protein MLIIESFEIKNKLGLHARAAAKIVKVASTYRSDIFLERDGIEVNGKSLLGILNLACPKGSFMSIKVDGPDAEQAMMELKKLIEDKFGED, encoded by the coding sequence ATGCTGATAATTGAAAGTTTCGAAATAAAAAACAAACTCGGCCTTCATGCGAGAGCGGCCGCGAAAATCGTAAAAGTGGCCAGTACATACAGGTCCGATATTTTCTTGGAGCGGGATGGCATTGAAGTGAATGGCAAGAGCCTGCTTGGGATTTTGAACTTGGCCTGTCCCAAAGGGAGTTTCATGTCCATTAAGGTGGACGGGCCCGATGCGGAGCAGGCCATGATGGAACTGAAAAAATTGATCGAGGATAAATTCGGAGAAGATTGA